A single Nicotiana tabacum cultivar K326 chromosome 5, ASM71507v2, whole genome shotgun sequence DNA region contains:
- the LOC142180924 gene encoding uncharacterized protein LOC142180924 has product MRLAEIRMLRWMCGCTKRDRIQSEAIWDRVGVVSVEDKMLESRLRWFGHVRRRSIDAPVRRCERLAMESLRRGRGRSKKYWREVIRQDMVLLQLNEDLTLDRRVWRSTMKV; this is encoded by the coding sequence ATGAGATTAGCAGAGATaagaatgttgagatggatgtgtgggtgtaCCAAGCGAGATAGGATTCAGAGTGAAGCTATTTGGGATAGAGTAGGAGTAGTctccgtggaggacaagatgttGGAGTCGCGactgagatggttcggacatgttaggAGAAGAAGCATTGATGCCCCTGTCAGGAGatgtgagaggttggccatggAGAGTTTGAGAAGGGGTCGAGGTAGGTCTAAGAAGTACTGGAGAgaagtgattaggcaggacatggtgCTGCTTCAGCTTAATGAGGACTTGAcacttgataggagggtgtggaggtcgacgATGAAGGTATAA